One Sulfoacidibacillus ferrooxidans DNA window includes the following coding sequences:
- a CDS encoding ABC transporter permease: protein MTIHCLPYRARSIRALLTLLALLALAFLLLPFLALLTHTSFSSLAQTFNQGTGQAIETSVFSTLIAVVVIVSFGTPLGWLLSRRKSVFWRLIEFFLYIPLLMPPLVIGLLLVYFYGPYGWIGHFLENYQISATNSFLAIVIAEIYEAMPYFVFSAIAAFSQVDHRLEQTAMALGLTPFHTFRRVTLPLSFPGLTVGIAMAFARALGAFGAVIIVAYDPHTLPVQIWIALEEQGLPTALPIALILMFIALPLPLLAVFWRIIRGTTTK, encoded by the coding sequence GTGACAATCCATTGTTTACCCTACAGAGCTCGCAGCATACGAGCGCTGCTCACATTACTGGCGTTGTTGGCACTCGCTTTTTTACTGCTTCCATTTCTTGCGTTGTTGACGCATACATCATTTTCTTCCCTTGCGCAAACGTTTAATCAAGGCACCGGACAAGCCATTGAAACGTCTGTCTTTTCTACACTGATTGCGGTCGTTGTCATTGTTAGTTTTGGAACGCCACTTGGTTGGTTGCTTTCACGTCGCAAGAGTGTCTTTTGGCGCCTCATTGAATTTTTCCTTTACATACCTTTACTTATGCCACCACTGGTGATCGGCTTACTACTCGTCTACTTTTATGGTCCATATGGATGGATAGGACATTTTTTAGAAAATTATCAGATTTCCGCCACCAATAGTTTCTTAGCTATTGTGATTGCAGAAATATATGAAGCTATGCCGTACTTTGTCTTCTCTGCTATCGCCGCCTTTTCTCAAGTCGATCATCGCTTAGAGCAGACTGCAATGGCGCTAGGATTGACACCTTTCCATACTTTTAGGCGCGTCACACTTCCCTTATCCTTTCCTGGTCTAACCGTTGGGATCGCGATGGCATTTGCGCGTGCGCTCGGCGCATTTGGAGCCGTCATCATCGTGGCGTATGATCCCCATACGTTACCTGTGCAAATCTGGATTGCACTAGAGGAGCAAGGACTTCCTACCGCGCTACCAATCGCTCTCATCCTGATGTTCATCGCTTTACCACTTCCATTACTCGCCGTCTTTTGGCGTATCATCAGAGGTACTACTACCAAGTAA
- a CDS encoding PaaI family thioesterase, with product MRDQINAQLDTMSEGELEQIYRLIEAKKRTYHQPLAFLLEVMQFRVVGDGADKYMYQMQIGDELLNRYGIVHGGVITTFIDTAMAETAFLLDGELKKAVTLNLTVNFVKQAVSGMLHCQVVPTQNSYRLALFTALVTDEEGDVIATATGHFYKSSHQAVTQG from the coding sequence ATGCGCGATCAAATTAATGCTCAATTAGATACGATGAGTGAGGGTGAATTAGAGCAGATTTATCGATTAATTGAAGCTAAAAAACGTACATATCATCAACCATTAGCTTTTTTGCTCGAAGTCATGCAGTTTCGAGTTGTAGGAGATGGTGCAGATAAGTACATGTATCAAATGCAAATTGGGGATGAATTACTCAATCGCTATGGAATTGTACACGGTGGAGTTATTACGACCTTCATTGACACGGCGATGGCGGAAACAGCCTTTTTGCTTGATGGTGAGTTAAAAAAAGCAGTGACGCTAAACCTGACAGTGAATTTTGTCAAACAAGCCGTTTCTGGGATGTTACACTGTCAAGTGGTTCCAACTCAAAATAGCTATCGGTTAGCGTTGTTTACGGCACTTGTTACGGATGAAGAGGGAGATGTCATTGCGACTGCAACAGGTCATTTTTACAAATCTTCGCACCAGGCTGTTACTCAGGGATAG
- a CDS encoding type III polyketide synthase: MGTIVAVETAVPSYTVTREEGKEVARRLFADRFRDIDRLLAVFDHAEIEKRHFCVPLDWFTTPRTFKEKNEQYQHSAVELSVQSAQAVLLTAGIAAKDIDAIVFVSSTGIATPSLDTRIAQILGMREDIARIPLWGLGCAGGASGLARADDYVQAHPEAIVLLVAVELCGLTFVYGDGSKSNLIGTALFSDGAASVIVVGEQRTQDSGQPFHGPRIVSSKSQLWPASEDVMGWDVRDEGLSVIFSRDIPSLVRKEMDDQISQLLDANQLTRHELTQFIAHPGGAKVLQAYQQALDLPADWLDEARLVLREYGNMSSPTVLFVLRLVMAHLRHDAIANHGYGVLAALGPGFSCEQVLLHFGS, from the coding sequence ATGGGAACCATTGTAGCTGTCGAAACGGCTGTACCTTCTTATACAGTGACAAGGGAAGAAGGAAAAGAAGTTGCACGCCGCCTCTTTGCAGATCGCTTTCGCGATATTGATCGCCTACTAGCCGTTTTTGATCATGCAGAGATTGAAAAACGACATTTTTGTGTCCCTTTAGATTGGTTTACTACACCACGAACATTTAAAGAGAAAAATGAACAGTATCAACATTCTGCAGTAGAACTTAGTGTTCAATCTGCACAAGCTGTGTTGTTAACTGCAGGAATTGCTGCCAAAGACATCGATGCCATCGTCTTTGTGTCTTCCACAGGCATTGCAACACCTAGTCTCGATACGCGCATCGCACAAATTCTTGGTATGCGCGAAGACATTGCGCGCATTCCACTGTGGGGGTTAGGTTGTGCCGGTGGTGCATCTGGTTTAGCTCGTGCAGATGACTATGTACAGGCACATCCAGAAGCCATTGTCCTACTTGTAGCAGTAGAATTGTGTGGCCTCACATTTGTGTATGGCGATGGATCGAAAAGCAATCTCATCGGCACAGCGTTATTTAGCGATGGAGCTGCATCCGTCATCGTAGTCGGAGAACAGCGCACACAAGATAGCGGTCAGCCATTTCACGGGCCGCGCATCGTTTCTTCAAAATCTCAACTGTGGCCTGCTAGTGAGGATGTGATGGGCTGGGATGTTCGAGATGAGGGCCTATCCGTAATTTTTTCACGCGATATTCCTTCACTCGTGCGCAAAGAAATGGACGATCAAATAAGCCAACTATTAGACGCCAATCAATTGACACGTCATGAACTCACTCAATTCATCGCACATCCGGGTGGAGCTAAAGTGTTACAAGCTTATCAACAAGCACTCGATCTTCCAGCAGACTGGTTAGATGAGGCACGGCTTGTCCTGCGTGAATATGGCAATATGTCCTCACCTACTGTCCTGTTTGTTTTACGACTTGTGATGGCTCATCTACGACATGATGCTATCGCCAATCACGGTTATGGCGTATTAGCAGCCCTTGGCCCTGGTTTTTCCTGTGAACAAGTCTTGCTTCACTTTGGTTCATAA
- a CDS encoding isoprenylcysteine carboxyl methyltransferase family protein: MIERFGVILIVLIIAQRLLELRLAAKHTKNARHAGAIEVDAKNFYWFYLLHAGFFASLLTEIWLSRFSLTNIWIPALIVFIGAQLLRIWSIATLGGNWNIRIFVIPGTTPVTRGPYRYVRHPNYLAVTLEILSLPLVFHAYVTAIVFSVLNFFILRRRISIEEAAWMQQSEYATLMHTQKRSWFSRHTS; this comes from the coding sequence TTGATTGAACGTTTCGGTGTCATATTGATCGTTCTTATCATTGCACAACGTCTGCTAGAACTACGATTAGCTGCTAAGCATACAAAAAACGCGCGTCATGCTGGTGCGATAGAAGTTGATGCAAAAAATTTTTATTGGTTCTATCTTTTACATGCAGGTTTTTTTGCGTCCCTTCTCACTGAGATTTGGTTATCACGCTTTTCCTTGACAAATATCTGGATCCCAGCGTTAATCGTCTTTATAGGGGCACAATTATTGCGTATTTGGAGCATCGCTACGCTTGGTGGCAACTGGAATATTCGCATTTTTGTAATTCCCGGCACCACTCCAGTAACTCGTGGCCCCTACCGATATGTGCGCCATCCAAATTACCTTGCGGTGACGCTTGAAATACTTAGTCTTCCGCTCGTATTTCACGCATATGTGACAGCCATCGTCTTTTCAGTTTTAAACTTCTTCATTTTACGCAGACGCATCAGCATCGAGGAAGCGGCATGGATGCAACAGTCAGAGTATGCTACTCTGATGCACACACAAAAACGCAGTTGGTTCTCTCGTCACACTTCGTAG
- a CDS encoding inorganic phosphate transporter, whose product MWLAFVLIAIFQGISGWNDGGNLLGLFEHAGTKTRFSLTLLIIGILFGPFILGSHVAKTVGQDIIHLHHGDIHVLNEALIATLTTLLLTWLIKLPTSTSLALIGGLIGAAWASLGIHAIHWTGFWMTILSVLLSVVFGFIAGYLGYRIERHFRHRTPGSLVWLWPRLSYILTVVQGIAYGANDAEKAIGLAALLLLIGHETAHFAVTPIIVFCSSVVWLAGCLIGGKRIAKTVGSAFFTLKPKHVVAIQGASAIVVVAAATLGGPVSTTQTSDSALFGVGHDLHHQHINARKVARIFIAWGLTLPVALVLGVLTALIAKVI is encoded by the coding sequence TTGTGGTTAGCATTTGTATTGATTGCCATCTTTCAAGGAATCTCAGGTTGGAATGATGGTGGGAATTTACTTGGATTATTCGAACATGCAGGAACAAAAACGCGCTTCTCACTCACGTTACTTATAATCGGTATCCTGTTTGGCCCCTTCATTCTAGGTTCACATGTAGCAAAAACAGTGGGTCAAGATATTATTCATTTGCACCACGGCGATATCCATGTTTTAAATGAGGCGTTGATTGCAACGCTTACCACGTTGCTCTTAACATGGCTTATTAAATTGCCCACTAGCACGTCTCTCGCTTTAATCGGAGGATTAATCGGTGCAGCATGGGCATCGCTCGGAATCCATGCCATTCATTGGACTGGTTTTTGGATGACCATACTATCCGTATTGCTATCTGTTGTATTTGGATTTATCGCAGGCTATCTCGGTTATCGCATAGAGCGCCATTTTAGACATCGCACACCTGGTTCACTTGTTTGGCTATGGCCGCGACTATCGTACATATTAACAGTTGTACAGGGAATTGCTTACGGTGCCAATGATGCAGAAAAGGCCATCGGGCTAGCTGCACTACTTCTGCTGATCGGACATGAAACGGCTCATTTTGCTGTAACCCCGATCATTGTATTTTGTTCTAGTGTTGTGTGGTTAGCAGGATGTCTCATCGGTGGGAAACGGATTGCAAAAACGGTAGGGAGCGCCTTTTTTACATTGAAGCCAAAGCATGTCGTAGCGATTCAAGGTGCTTCGGCTATTGTGGTGGTGGCAGCCGCAACACTTGGTGGACCTGTAAGCACAACGCAGACCAGTGACAGCGCATTATTTGGAGTCGGCCACGATCTGCACCATCAACACATCAATGCACGCAAAGTTGCTCGTATTTTTATCGCATGGGGACTTACGCTTCCTGTCGCATTGGTGCTTGGAGTGCTCACCGCACTGATCGCAAAAGTCATATAA
- a CDS encoding DUF309 domain-containing protein, whose translation MDDRLMSYLYFFNQKQDYYECHEYGESLWLDTGRPIVLKGLIQAAVCLYHLHNGNVRGGYAMWLRARSYLAPSLPVYEHIDLSQLCKDIDQVFARVPTAFHDLIVAPETITDLHLPDVYIQLTDPLLQTALQLHTPAPLEDRK comes from the coding sequence ATGGATGATCGGTTAATGAGTTATCTTTATTTTTTTAATCAGAAGCAAGACTATTATGAGTGCCATGAGTACGGGGAATCTCTGTGGTTAGATACGGGGCGGCCGATCGTTCTAAAAGGTCTCATTCAAGCCGCAGTGTGTTTGTATCATCTACATAATGGCAACGTGAGAGGGGGATATGCTATGTGGTTGCGTGCGCGAAGTTACCTTGCGCCCTCTTTGCCAGTCTATGAGCATATAGATTTGTCTCAATTGTGCAAAGATATCGATCAAGTATTTGCGCGCGTTCCGACCGCTTTTCACGACCTCATCGTTGCACCAGAAACGATCACAGATCTCCACTTGCCAGATGTGTATATACAACTGACCGATCCTTTGTTGCAGACTGCACTGCAGTTACATACACCTGCACCATTGGAGGATCGAAAGTAA
- a CDS encoding undecaprenyl-diphosphatase, which translates to MNWDVQLYFLIYHMHNYTPWLNGLMIGLAKDGIYMYALLLIIYWFIGHTHDQRIIHREAGLSAVIVGVLGLLINIVISHIWFRPRPFVTLHTVPLIHHAADASFPSDHATGSAGLAGGAYLRDHTMGKFFAVLALFIGFSRVYVGVHYPTDILGGFIVGLLSTFMIALAKKNVDKLIYALIGVWETIAAAFVKKNTSQK; encoded by the coding sequence TTGAATTGGGATGTGCAATTGTATTTTTTGATTTACCATATGCATAATTACACGCCGTGGCTAAATGGATTGATGATTGGCCTAGCTAAAGATGGCATTTATATGTATGCACTACTTCTCATTATCTATTGGTTTATTGGCCATACACATGATCAGCGGATAATCCATCGCGAAGCAGGATTATCCGCTGTAATCGTCGGTGTTTTGGGCTTACTAATCAACATCGTGATCTCACATATCTGGTTTCGACCGCGGCCATTTGTTACATTACACACAGTGCCGCTCATCCACCATGCAGCTGACGCGTCATTTCCAAGTGATCACGCCACAGGATCTGCAGGACTAGCCGGTGGAGCGTACTTAAGGGATCATACGATGGGCAAATTTTTTGCTGTCTTAGCTTTATTTATTGGTTTCTCCCGCGTATATGTCGGCGTTCATTATCCAACAGATATACTTGGTGGATTTATCGTTGGATTACTTTCGACATTTATGATAGCTTTGGCCAAGAAAAATGTAGACAAGCTTATTTATGCACTCATTGGCGTTTGGGAAACCATCGCTGCTGCATTTGTCAAGAAAAATACCTCACAAAAGTAA
- a CDS encoding RNA polymerase sigma factor has protein sequence MTGDDELLITLVRQAQLGEESAFAKLVTLRHRHAYQTAYAIVRSSHDAEEVTQDAFIKAFRKLHTLKDPSAFLAWLTTIVTRLAIDHVRTKKRHIAEPIENIADVPARAIDPTLRTILEEALDQLTPAHRAILILRERDGYDYAEIARMLNIPIGTVKSRLAYAKQSLRNLL, from the coding sequence TTGACGGGGGACGACGAACTCCTTATCACTCTCGTTCGCCAAGCACAACTTGGAGAGGAATCGGCGTTTGCTAAGCTAGTTACACTCCGTCATCGCCATGCATACCAAACGGCATATGCGATCGTTCGTTCGTCACACGATGCTGAAGAAGTTACTCAGGATGCCTTTATTAAAGCCTTTCGTAAACTTCATACCCTAAAGGATCCAAGTGCTTTTTTAGCGTGGTTGACGACGATTGTAACGCGCCTTGCGATCGATCATGTGAGAACTAAAAAGCGCCATATAGCTGAACCGATCGAGAATATAGCAGATGTACCCGCGCGCGCTATTGATCCAACTTTGCGAACGATTCTTGAAGAAGCACTTGATCAGTTGACGCCCGCACACCGTGCCATCTTGATTTTACGTGAGCGAGATGGCTACGACTACGCGGAAATCGCCCGTATGTTAAATATTCCTATAGGCACTGTAAAATCTCGGTTAGCCTATGCAAAACAGTCTCTTCGCAACTTATTATAG
- a CDS encoding tRNA (adenine(22)-N(1))-methyltransferase produces MKELSTRLQMIAKQMGKVTCFADIGSDHGLLPIALVASGQADAAIAVEVVEGPYAVTRQAIMAAHMQDKIEARLGDGVAPLQPDEVDQIVIAGMGAETMWDILTTAHADTILASDRHVSLVLQPMANGGLMRYYAEQAGYILSEDQRVIDNQMRYEVMRLDLSQEVDRRNMQPNANRLREAYQKLAPHDQWMYTFGLQGLTMQCPHVLAQIKEELKKLEWIIHSLKESDTLRAKQRMECMDMDRMALNHLLMTYYSDLSPKAARL; encoded by the coding sequence ATGAAAGAACTTTCAACGCGGTTGCAGATGATAGCTAAACAAATGGGTAAAGTCACTTGTTTCGCCGATATTGGGAGTGATCATGGACTACTGCCTATCGCTCTCGTTGCATCTGGCCAGGCAGACGCTGCGATTGCAGTAGAAGTAGTGGAAGGTCCCTACGCTGTTACGCGCCAAGCGATTATGGCAGCTCATATGCAAGATAAGATTGAGGCACGACTTGGCGATGGTGTAGCCCCGTTACAGCCGGATGAGGTCGATCAGATTGTCATTGCAGGGATGGGCGCTGAAACGATGTGGGATATACTTACAACAGCGCATGCAGATACAATTCTGGCATCTGATCGTCATGTGAGCCTTGTTTTGCAGCCGATGGCAAATGGTGGGCTCATGCGCTATTACGCAGAGCAGGCAGGGTATATCCTGAGTGAAGATCAGCGCGTGATAGACAATCAGATGCGGTATGAAGTGATGCGACTTGACCTTAGTCAGGAAGTCGATAGGCGCAACATGCAACCAAATGCCAATCGTTTGCGAGAGGCTTATCAGAAGTTAGCTCCACATGATCAATGGATGTATACATTTGGTCTACAAGGACTAACTATGCAGTGTCCTCACGTTTTGGCGCAGATAAAAGAAGAGTTGAAGAAGTTGGAATGGATTATACACAGTCTTAAAGAGAGTGATACACTTCGTGCGAAACAGCGCATGGAATGTATGGATATGGATCGCATGGCGCTCAATCACTTGCTCATGACTTATTATAGCGATCTTTCACCTAAAGCCGCTCGCCTTTAG
- a CDS encoding acyl-CoA dehydrogenase family protein: MDFDLSQEQSMIVKMVREFAEGEIAPKAAEVDRNARFPVETFEKLGALGLLGLPISEEYGGAGGDTISYALAVEEIGRACGSTGLSYAAHVSLGCGPINYFGTHEQKEKYLVPLASGKELGAFGLTEPNAGSDAGGTQTRAVRDGDTYVINGSKAYITNAGYAKTIVVTAVVGKDERGKNRIGAFIVPTDSKGFSIVRTYEKMGLRGSNTTELSLEDVRIPAENLLGSESEGFKQFLYTLDGGRISIGALSVGIARSAYEAALKYAKERVQFGQSISKFQAIQFKLADMAMHIELARDMVLKSAWLKDQHRPFTKESAMAKLFASEICMRAADQAVQIHGGAGYVQDFPVERIMRDAKLMEIGEGTSEVQRLVIARQIGC; this comes from the coding sequence ATGGACTTTGATTTATCGCAAGAACAGTCGATGATCGTGAAAATGGTACGCGAATTTGCTGAGGGTGAGATTGCGCCAAAAGCCGCAGAAGTGGATCGTAACGCTCGATTTCCAGTGGAGACATTTGAAAAGCTTGGCGCTTTAGGGTTACTTGGTTTACCCATTAGTGAAGAGTATGGAGGCGCAGGTGGTGACACGATATCCTATGCTTTAGCTGTTGAGGAAATCGGTCGGGCTTGTGGAAGTACGGGATTAAGTTATGCCGCTCATGTTTCGCTTGGTTGTGGACCTATCAACTATTTTGGAACACATGAGCAAAAGGAGAAGTATCTTGTCCCGCTTGCGAGTGGAAAAGAACTTGGAGCATTTGGACTCACTGAGCCAAACGCAGGATCAGATGCGGGTGGAACGCAGACAAGAGCTGTGCGTGATGGCGATACTTATGTGATTAACGGAAGTAAAGCGTATATTACCAACGCAGGGTATGCAAAAACGATTGTAGTGACTGCAGTCGTTGGTAAAGATGAACGCGGTAAAAATCGTATAGGCGCTTTTATTGTTCCTACCGATAGTAAAGGATTTTCTATCGTCCGCACGTATGAAAAAATGGGTTTGCGCGGAAGTAATACAACTGAATTATCGTTAGAGGATGTTCGTATACCAGCAGAAAACTTACTTGGCAGTGAATCTGAAGGATTTAAGCAATTTCTCTATACTCTTGATGGTGGGAGAATAAGTATCGGTGCACTAAGCGTGGGCATTGCGCGGTCAGCTTATGAGGCAGCATTAAAGTACGCAAAAGAACGCGTTCAGTTTGGGCAGTCTATCTCTAAGTTTCAAGCTATACAATTTAAGCTGGCTGATATGGCGATGCACATTGAATTGGCACGTGATATGGTGTTAAAATCAGCATGGTTAAAAGATCAGCATCGCCCTTTTACGAAAGAATCAGCTATGGCTAAGTTGTTTGCCTCGGAAATATGTATGCGTGCTGCAGATCAAGCAGTACAAATTCACGGTGGTGCTGGTTACGTACAGGATTTTCCTGTGGAACGTATTATGCGCGATGCTAAACTGATGGAAATCGGTGAGGGTACATCAGAGGTACAACGTCTTGTCATCGCAAGGCAAATTGGATGTTAA
- the rpoD gene encoding RNA polymerase sigma factor RpoD: MNKELQDDVRSGRSLEDVREHLLASGKKRGALAYTEIMERLSPFDQDSDQIEDFFDQVNELGIEVINEGDDDPRINGDMPSEMELADEDVRRDEFDLNDLSMPPGIKINDPVRMYLKEIGRVQLLSAEEEIELAKRIEEGDEAAKRRLAEANLRLVVSIAKRYVGRGMLFLDLIQEGNMGLIKAVEKFDYLKGYKFSTYATWWIRQAITRAIADQARTIRIPVHMVETINKLIRISRQLLQELGREPSAEEIAIEMDMSPEKVREIQKIAQEPVSLETPIGEEDDSHLGDFIPDDDALAPADAAAYELLKEQLEDVLDTLTEREENVLRLRFGLDDGRTRTLEEVGKVFGVTRERIRQIEAKALRKLRHPSRSKRLKDFLE, translated from the coding sequence ATGAACAAGGAGTTGCAAGATGATGTGCGCTCAGGACGATCGCTAGAGGATGTGAGGGAGCATTTACTTGCTTCTGGGAAAAAACGGGGCGCCTTGGCATACACCGAGATCATGGAACGATTATCTCCTTTTGATCAAGATAGTGATCAAATCGAAGATTTTTTTGATCAGGTTAACGAATTAGGCATCGAAGTTATTAACGAAGGTGATGACGATCCACGGATCAATGGTGACATGCCTTCCGAGATGGAGTTGGCGGATGAAGATGTACGTCGCGATGAGTTTGATTTAAACGATCTTAGCATGCCACCTGGCATTAAGATTAACGATCCTGTGCGGATGTACCTCAAAGAAATTGGACGTGTTCAACTCCTATCTGCTGAGGAAGAGATCGAGCTTGCCAAACGCATTGAAGAAGGCGACGAGGCAGCAAAAAGGCGTTTGGCTGAGGCAAACTTGCGCTTAGTAGTGAGTATTGCTAAACGTTATGTGGGTCGCGGTATGTTGTTTCTTGATCTTATTCAAGAAGGCAACATGGGTTTGATTAAAGCCGTTGAGAAGTTTGACTATCTCAAAGGATATAAGTTTAGTACTTATGCGACATGGTGGATTCGTCAAGCCATTACGCGGGCTATTGCCGATCAAGCGCGTACGATTCGGATCCCTGTGCACATGGTAGAAACGATTAATAAATTGATTCGTATTTCGCGGCAATTATTGCAGGAACTAGGACGCGAACCCAGTGCAGAAGAGATCGCTATCGAGATGGATATGAGTCCTGAAAAGGTTCGGGAAATCCAAAAGATTGCACAGGAACCAGTGTCGCTCGAAACTCCAATTGGCGAAGAGGACGATTCACATCTAGGTGATTTTATTCCCGATGATGATGCACTTGCACCAGCTGATGCAGCGGCGTATGAATTGTTAAAAGAGCAGCTTGAAGATGTGCTCGATACGCTGACAGAGCGCGAGGAAAATGTGTTGCGCTTGCGTTTTGGACTAGATGATGGGCGCACAAGGACTTTGGAAGAAGTAGGAAAAGTCTTTGGGGTAACACGTGAGCGGATTCGCCAAATAGAAGCAAAAGCATTGCGCAAATTACGTCATCCTAGCCGTAGTAAGCGGTTAAAGGATTTCCTAGAGTAA
- the dnaG gene encoding DNA primase, with the protein MRIPEEFLSLLRQKVDIVDVVSEYVRLKRVGRSLVGLCPFHSERTPSFHVTPEKGFYHCFGCGAGGTAITFVMEIEQLTFVQAIERLAEKSGLPIPKMEDDLLESEDRKLRAQLYEVNALATKLYNHILMNHPAGAQGLSYLLERGLTKKTIAQFQLGYSPANGRDLVQFLRKRGFSVDLIVQAGLGLISSDGELFDRFRNRVMFPIADLQGRTIGFGARTLTGDDPKYINTQETPIFRKGNILYGYALARQGIRKTGKAVLLEGYMDVIALHQHGITHAIASLGTALTTEQAAILRRAVADEVILLYDGDSAGQKATQKSIEILRDMDIPIRVAQMPQDVDPDEAIRKQGVDAFRSDVLDKAVSALEYQLIQLTHKHPQHMTTDRIDYLRDAISILALEESSIEREAMAEWLSKTYAISLAALKDDLNTQVRLKSQRKETNVRVKKWDTSSRVHIDHGSNKTGSDLGERIPLKHIVAERQLLVYMLLDSDVVKQVQMSVHSEFSLPLHSALQAYVYTFYAEHEHADPELLLATIDDPAVLQFAAKLLHEAVSLLEPGKLPDPQGVRDYIQCLIGYELERDMQRVSEALKHAIEQGDTSAMNQSQEELWRLRAALVQSNQAAGSTQAPIFGRRSGR; encoded by the coding sequence ATGCGAATCCCTGAGGAATTTCTTTCACTATTACGCCAAAAAGTCGACATTGTGGATGTGGTTTCTGAGTATGTAAGGTTAAAGAGGGTCGGTCGTTCCCTGGTCGGGCTTTGTCCGTTCCATTCTGAGCGAACACCATCATTTCACGTAACTCCTGAAAAAGGCTTCTATCATTGCTTTGGATGCGGGGCAGGTGGAACAGCGATAACCTTTGTTATGGAGATTGAGCAATTGACTTTCGTGCAAGCGATTGAAAGGCTTGCAGAGAAGTCGGGCTTACCCATCCCAAAGATGGAAGACGATCTATTAGAAAGTGAAGACCGCAAATTGCGGGCACAACTTTATGAAGTTAATGCACTTGCAACTAAGCTTTACAATCATATTTTAATGAATCACCCTGCTGGAGCGCAAGGACTTTCTTATCTTTTAGAGCGGGGATTGACAAAAAAAACGATAGCTCAGTTCCAGTTAGGCTATTCGCCAGCAAATGGACGTGACTTAGTTCAATTTTTGCGCAAACGCGGATTCTCTGTCGATCTGATCGTACAGGCTGGACTAGGATTAATCAGTTCTGATGGCGAATTATTTGATCGTTTTCGCAATCGAGTGATGTTTCCAATTGCTGATCTGCAAGGTCGCACGATCGGGTTTGGCGCGCGGACACTCACAGGTGATGATCCAAAGTATATCAATACCCAAGAAACTCCGATCTTTCGAAAAGGCAATATCCTGTATGGCTATGCACTTGCGCGCCAAGGAATTCGAAAAACAGGTAAGGCAGTTTTGCTTGAAGGCTACATGGATGTGATTGCACTTCATCAGCACGGAATCACCCATGCTATTGCATCTTTAGGTACAGCTCTTACTACGGAGCAAGCTGCCATTTTACGCCGTGCTGTGGCCGATGAAGTCATCTTACTTTACGATGGTGATAGCGCGGGACAAAAGGCTACACAAAAAAGCATTGAAATTTTACGCGATATGGACATACCAATTCGCGTAGCACAAATGCCACAAGACGTTGATCCTGATGAGGCAATTCGAAAACAAGGTGTAGATGCTTTTCGATCGGATGTATTAGATAAGGCAGTCAGTGCACTTGAATATCAGTTGATTCAGTTGACACATAAGCATCCGCAACATATGACCACAGATCGAATCGACTATCTACGTGATGCGATCTCTATTCTTGCCTTGGAAGAGAGTTCGATTGAACGTGAGGCAATGGCTGAGTGGCTCAGCAAGACATACGCCATCTCTCTTGCGGCACTCAAGGACGACTTAAATACACAAGTTCGTCTAAAAAGTCAACGTAAAGAGACGAATGTTCGTGTAAAAAAGTGGGATACTAGCTCACGTGTGCATATAGATCATGGATCGAATAAAACGGGATCCGATCTTGGTGAACGTATACCTCTGAAACACATTGTGGCAGAACGGCAACTTCTGGTTTATATGTTACTCGATTCAGACGTGGTTAAACAAGTACAAATGAGTGTCCACTCTGAATTTTCTTTACCATTGCATAGTGCATTGCAAGCGTATGTGTACACCTTTTATGCAGAACACGAGCATGCGGATCCGGAACTACTGCTAGCAACAATAGACGATCCTGCTGTTTTACAATTTGCAGCGAAGTTGTTGCATGAAGCAGTTTCTCTTCTGGAACCTGGGAAACTTCCCGATCCGCAAGGTGTTCGTGATTATATACAGTGTCTTATAGGCTACGAATTAGAACGTGATATGCAACGGGTGTCAGAAGCACTCAAGCATGCCATTGAACAAGGTGATACATCAGCAATGAACCAATCACAAGAAGAACTATGGAGATTGCGTGCTGCATTAGTACAGAGTAATCAGGCTGCAGGCTCGACGCAGGCGCCCATATTTGGAAGGAGGAGCGGACGATGA